A window from Photobacterium sp. DA100 encodes these proteins:
- a CDS encoding sigma-70 family RNA polymerase sigma factor yields the protein MMRTLAVMHSGNSKEPIINDEAPAIDVAMLLHNIADARCRRSYEQLFNLVAPKLMNFSRKQLRDESLAMEIVQETMLKVWLKAHLYDESKGAALTWIYSVARNVKFDLLRKSKHQQDWVQGDDLWPILHEEQDADKLPIEFHAIVSQELEALIEKLPPAQSEVVRMVCMQGASHQDVADALGVPLGTVKSRLRLALQKMKEALDG from the coding sequence ATGATGAGAACACTGGCAGTTATGCACTCCGGAAACAGCAAGGAGCCTATCATTAACGATGAAGCGCCTGCTATTGATGTAGCAATGCTATTGCACAATATTGCCGATGCCCGCTGTCGTCGCAGTTACGAGCAGCTTTTCAATTTGGTCGCGCCAAAATTGATGAATTTTTCCCGCAAGCAGCTCCGCGACGAATCATTGGCAATGGAAATCGTTCAAGAAACCATGCTCAAGGTGTGGCTCAAAGCCCATCTGTATGACGAGTCCAAAGGCGCCGCGCTCACGTGGATCTACTCCGTCGCCAGAAACGTCAAGTTCGATCTACTCCGAAAGTCCAAACACCAGCAAGACTGGGTCCAAGGTGACGACCTCTGGCCGATTCTGCATGAAGAACAAGATGCAGACAAACTGCCGATTGAATTTCATGCCATTGTCAGCCAAGAACTGGAAGCCTTGATTGAAAAACTACCGCCAGCCCAGTCAGAAGTTGTGCGCATGGTCTGCATGCAAGGGGCTTCCCACCAAGACGTAGCCGATGCCCTAGGTGTTCCCCTCGGCACGGTGAAAAGCCGACTACGCCTAGCCCTGCAAAAAATGAAGGAGGCCCTCGATGGCTAA
- a CDS encoding ChrR family anti-sigma-E factor: MANIHFHPDHNLLSRYACGELESASSIMISAHLEYCPSCRQKIAAIEAEQAGQLEKSEPATLSPALEAMMHQIMDQEFVDTVVDQQPDSQLMLEGKTYPLPSALQRHNEKIGPWSRLPGNIKRAQVDVCGTSKMNFIYMDSDSALPEHTHQGQEITLVLAGEFYDESGTYRAGDFIVQTKQHQHLPRTREGQDCLCLTLLNAPLHFTSGLATLLNPFSQLFFRR, encoded by the coding sequence ATGGCTAACATCCACTTCCATCCCGACCATAACCTCCTCAGCCGCTATGCCTGTGGGGAACTAGAGTCTGCATCGAGCATTATGATCAGCGCCCACCTAGAGTACTGCCCCAGCTGCCGGCAGAAAATCGCGGCTATTGAGGCTGAACAAGCTGGCCAGCTAGAGAAAAGCGAGCCCGCCACCTTGTCACCTGCACTCGAAGCAATGATGCACCAGATCATGGATCAGGAGTTTGTCGATACTGTCGTCGACCAACAACCTGACAGCCAGCTCATGCTGGAAGGCAAAACTTACCCACTACCTTCTGCCCTCCAGCGCCACAACGAAAAAATTGGCCCCTGGTCCCGCCTGCCGGGCAACATCAAGCGTGCTCAAGTGGATGTCTGCGGAACCAGCAAGATGAATTTCATCTATATGGATTCTGACAGTGCCCTGCCAGAGCATACCCATCAGGGGCAGGAAATCACCCTGGTCTTAGCTGGGGAATTCTATGATGAAAGCGGCACCTACCGTGCGGGCGATTTCATTGTCCAAACCAAACAGCATCAACACCTGCCAAGAACCCGGGAAGGTCAAGATTGCCTATGCCTGACCCTGTTGAATGCGCCGTTGCACTTCACCTCAGGTCTGGCAACCTTGCTCAACCCGTTCAGCCAGCTGTTCTTCAGGCGCTAA
- a CDS encoding efflux RND transporter permease subunit yields MNIAEYSIKNKVISWLFLIILAVGGVTSFLDLGRLEDPAFTIKDAMIVATYPGATSTEVEEELTYPLEKAVRQLPYIDKVTSTSSAGMTQITVSMDMIYGPDELPQIWDEMRRKVNDLRPTLPSGVGSLQIIDDFGDVYGVMMMLTGEGYSYVELKQYADYLIRELELVSGVGKVSLAGDQQEQIFVEISVERMAALNLDMNTVVGLLNQQNSVTASGEMMINGQNLIIRPNGEMNSVESLENLVIHGRDTGNLIRLKDVATVSRGVQEKPGNIVTYNGKPAINLGISFSSGVNVVEVGKQLDARLAELESIKPAGVSLNYFYNQAQEVDKSVQDFVVSLGQAVAIVIVVLLFAMGLRSGVIIGLVLLLTVFGTFIMMKLNDVELHRISLGALIIALGMLVDNAIVVVEGILVGLKKGRTKVQAAADIAKQTQWPLLGATVIAITAFAPIGLSSDATGEFMGSLFWVLCYSLFLSWVTALTLTPFLADLMLKESDSSQQADEDPYKGVLFTVFGTLLKFALRFRWLTMASMVVLLVTAVIAFGQVKQSFFPPSNTPMFYVDMWMPEGTDIRETMAQTAKVEEYILAQDDVEFVTTSVGQGMQRFVLTYQPEKSYESYAQLQVRTTSRDNMFDLLHKLDAGLPAKFDQPTFQFKLMEFGPSPASKIEARIVGPDPQVLRDIAVQVEDVLLQDPGARNVRHDWRERTKELVPQFNETKARRLGISKEDLSHTLQMAYGGNTIGLLRDGTHMLPIITRLPESERVDYDTLQNLQLWSPVQQAYVPIEQVIDGVDLGWSEPLIQRKDRKRTLTVLADHDVLGDETAATLFNRIRPQVEALPLPVGYSIEWGGEYESSKDAQEAMMGSMPMGYLFMFVITIFLFNSVKKPLVIWATVPLSIIGVAFGLLATNIPFSFTALLGLLSLSGMILKNGIVLLDQINIELESGKQPYDAIVDSAISRVRPVSMAALTTILGMIPLVFDAFFNSLAITIMAGLGFATVLTLIVVPVLFALFYNVKQPAKA; encoded by the coding sequence GTGAATATTGCTGAGTATTCAATAAAAAATAAGGTCATTAGCTGGCTGTTCTTGATTATCCTGGCGGTTGGGGGCGTGACCTCGTTCCTGGATTTGGGCCGGCTGGAAGATCCGGCATTTACCATCAAAGATGCCATGATTGTTGCCACCTACCCGGGGGCCACCTCGACCGAAGTCGAAGAAGAGCTGACTTATCCGCTGGAGAAGGCAGTACGCCAGCTGCCGTATATCGACAAGGTGACTTCGACCTCCTCGGCCGGGATGACTCAGATTACAGTCAGCATGGACATGATCTACGGCCCGGACGAACTGCCGCAGATCTGGGATGAAATGCGCCGTAAGGTCAATGACCTGCGCCCGACCTTGCCATCAGGTGTGGGTTCGCTACAGATCATCGACGACTTTGGTGATGTGTACGGCGTGATGATGATGTTGACCGGCGAGGGCTACTCATACGTCGAACTCAAGCAGTACGCCGATTACCTGATCCGAGAGCTGGAGCTTGTCAGCGGCGTGGGTAAGGTCAGTCTGGCCGGGGATCAGCAAGAGCAAATCTTTGTCGAGATTTCCGTTGAGCGCATGGCGGCGCTGAATCTGGACATGAATACCGTGGTGGGACTGCTGAACCAGCAGAACAGCGTGACCGCCTCGGGCGAGATGATGATCAACGGCCAGAACCTGATCATCCGTCCTAACGGTGAGATGAACAGTGTTGAGTCATTGGAAAACCTGGTGATCCATGGCCGGGACACCGGTAATCTGATCCGCCTGAAAGATGTCGCGACGGTTTCCCGTGGGGTACAGGAAAAACCGGGCAATATCGTGACTTACAACGGTAAGCCAGCGATTAACCTGGGCATTTCGTTTTCCTCTGGGGTAAACGTGGTTGAGGTGGGCAAGCAGCTTGATGCTCGCTTGGCCGAACTCGAGAGCATCAAGCCAGCCGGTGTTTCACTCAACTACTTCTACAACCAAGCGCAGGAAGTGGACAAGTCGGTACAGGACTTTGTGGTCAGCCTGGGTCAGGCGGTGGCGATCGTGATTGTGGTGCTGCTGTTTGCCATGGGGCTGCGCAGTGGGGTGATCATCGGTTTGGTACTGCTGCTGACGGTATTTGGCACCTTTATCATGATGAAGCTCAATGATGTTGAGCTGCACCGTATCTCCTTGGGTGCCCTGATCATTGCGCTGGGTATGCTGGTGGATAATGCCATCGTGGTGGTAGAAGGGATCCTGGTCGGTCTGAAGAAGGGCCGGACCAAGGTGCAAGCCGCGGCAGACATTGCCAAGCAGACCCAGTGGCCACTGCTTGGTGCGACGGTCATTGCTATCACGGCCTTTGCCCCTATTGGTTTGTCTTCGGATGCGACCGGTGAGTTTATGGGCTCGCTGTTCTGGGTGTTGTGCTACTCGCTGTTCCTGAGCTGGGTCACCGCGCTGACACTGACGCCGTTCTTGGCTGATCTGATGCTCAAGGAAAGCGATAGCTCACAGCAGGCCGATGAAGACCCGTACAAAGGTGTGCTGTTTACGGTCTTCGGTACCCTGCTGAAATTTGCCCTGCGCTTCCGTTGGTTGACCATGGCCAGCATGGTTGTCCTGCTTGTGACGGCAGTGATCGCCTTCGGTCAGGTGAAGCAGTCGTTTTTCCCGCCGTCCAACACCCCGATGTTCTATGTCGATATGTGGATGCCGGAAGGGACCGATATCCGCGAAACCATGGCACAGACTGCAAAGGTCGAGGAGTATATCCTTGCCCAGGATGATGTCGAGTTTGTGACCACTTCTGTCGGCCAGGGGATGCAACGTTTCGTGCTGACCTACCAGCCGGAGAAAAGCTACGAGTCTTATGCCCAGCTGCAGGTGCGCACAACCAGCCGCGACAACATGTTCGATTTGCTGCACAAGCTGGATGCAGGACTGCCAGCCAAGTTTGACCAGCCGACCTTCCAGTTCAAGTTGATGGAGTTCGGTCCGTCGCCGGCATCGAAGATCGAGGCACGAATTGTTGGCCCAGATCCTCAAGTCCTGCGCGATATCGCTGTGCAGGTTGAGGATGTACTGCTGCAGGATCCGGGGGCGCGCAATGTCCGTCATGACTGGCGTGAGCGTACCAAGGAGCTGGTGCCGCAGTTCAATGAAACCAAGGCACGCCGTTTGGGGATTTCGAAAGAAGATCTGTCCCATACCCTGCAGATGGCCTACGGCGGTAACACCATCGGCCTGTTGCGTGACGGCACCCATATGTTGCCGATCATCACGCGCCTGCCGGAGTCCGAGCGGGTCGATTACGATACCCTGCAGAACCTCCAGCTTTGGAGCCCGGTCCAGCAGGCTTACGTACCGATTGAACAGGTGATTGACGGTGTTGATCTCGGGTGGTCTGAGCCGCTGATCCAGCGCAAAGACCGGAAGCGGACCCTGACCGTTTTGGCGGATCACGATGTACTGGGCGATGAAACCGCGGCCACCCTGTTTAACCGTATCCGCCCTCAGGTTGAAGCCCTGCCGCTGCCGGTTGGCTACAGCATCGAGTGGGGTGGCGAATATGAATCATCGAAAGATGCGCAGGAAGCCATGATGGGCTCAATGCCGATGGGCTACCTGTTTATGTTCGTCATCACTATCTTCCTGTTCAACTCGGTGAAGAAGCCGTTGGTGATTTGGGCGACGGTACCGCTGTCGATTATCGGTGTGGCATTTGGCCTGTTGGCAACCAACATTCCATTCAGCTTTACCGCCTTGCTTGGCCTGTTGAGTCTAAGCGGGATGATTTTGAAAAACGGTATCGTATTGCTAGATCAAATCAACATTGAGCTGGAGTCGGGCAAGCAGCCTTATGATGCCATTGTTGACAGTGCCATTAGCCGTGTACGTCCAGTAAGTATGGCAGCACTGACCACGATTCTGGGTATGATCCCGCTGGTGTTCGATGCGTTCTTCAACTCTCTGGCTATCACCATCATGGCAGGCCTGGGCTTTGCGACGGTACTGACATTGATTGTGGTGCCTGTGCTGTTTGCCCTGTTCTACAACGTTAAGCAGCCAGCAAAAGCTTAA
- a CDS encoding efflux RND transporter periplasmic adaptor subunit: MLKKMSFAVLSMMVLAGCQEPPQQQTTASLAVSSLTVDQPITSQFRSFKGQVEAAENTPLAFRVEGELQRVLVKSGQQVKKGELLAELDADKFEQQRNDAQVQFGLATKQLQRGRELFERKMISKAELDELSANHKLTKVNFKAAERRLGYTRLVAPFDGVVADVPKESFEAVSPGETVVNLYQDDLLYINIAVSDHVLAMLNPQQVNRSYQPMARFGSESQTYPVTYLEHTGELEPQSQTYRMWFEMPQREPAILPGTSVSLRVDMAEAGLSTLQGYQLPMTAIEVGREAGQFFVWKLEGNQVHKVEVGIGQLNNHGAIVSSGISEGDRLVTSSLRKMREGMEVTQLPAVKAEAKAL; this comes from the coding sequence ATGTTGAAGAAGATGTCATTCGCCGTTCTTTCCATGATGGTATTAGCCGGTTGCCAAGAGCCGCCGCAGCAACAAACTACTGCTTCGCTTGCAGTGTCTTCCCTGACGGTTGATCAGCCGATAACCAGCCAGTTCCGCTCCTTCAAGGGCCAGGTGGAAGCGGCAGAAAATACCCCGTTGGCGTTTCGGGTTGAAGGCGAGCTGCAGCGCGTATTGGTTAAATCTGGCCAGCAGGTCAAGAAAGGCGAGCTCCTTGCCGAACTGGATGCCGATAAGTTCGAGCAGCAACGCAATGACGCCCAGGTTCAGTTTGGTCTGGCGACCAAACAGCTTCAGCGTGGTCGGGAATTGTTTGAGCGCAAGATGATCTCCAAGGCTGAGCTCGACGAGCTGTCTGCCAATCACAAGCTGACAAAAGTGAACTTCAAGGCAGCGGAGCGCCGTTTGGGCTACACCCGCTTGGTTGCGCCGTTCGACGGCGTGGTGGCGGATGTGCCTAAGGAGTCGTTCGAGGCGGTATCTCCGGGTGAAACGGTCGTTAACCTGTACCAGGACGATCTGCTGTATATCAATATCGCCGTATCCGATCACGTGCTGGCCATGCTCAACCCGCAGCAGGTGAACCGCAGTTACCAGCCAATGGCGCGTTTTGGGTCCGAGTCGCAAACCTATCCCGTGACCTACCTTGAGCATACCGGCGAGCTAGAGCCACAAAGCCAAACCTACCGTATGTGGTTTGAAATGCCGCAGCGAGAGCCGGCGATTTTGCCGGGCACCAGCGTGTCTCTGCGTGTTGATATGGCGGAAGCGGGCCTGAGTACCTTGCAAGGCTACCAGCTGCCGATGACAGCGATAGAGGTCGGCCGCGAAGCTGGCCAGTTTTTTGTCTGGAAGCTAGAGGGCAATCAGGTCCACAAGGTGGAAGTCGGTATTGGTCAGCTCAATAATCACGGTGCCATCGTAAGCAGCGGCATCAGCGAGGGCGATCGCCTGGTGACCTCCAGTTTGCGAAAAATGCGCGAGGGAATGGAAGTGACCCAGCTACCAGCAGTAAAAGCAGAGGCGAAGGCCCTGTGA
- a CDS encoding efflux RND transporter periplasmic adaptor subunit has product MKGTSISFTPFVRVATIALLGSILAGCNQANSEITEEVVKPVKLLEIPMPANQASNAFPGKLVATQRAQLSFQVPGEIAKLTVRVGQRVKQGQVLAVLDDQDYRLAFDAKLAEFELAQSQFLRAKQLYGKKLISTDQFDQRETAYKAAAANLEQAKTDVEHTLIKAPFNGVVSLKFVNQNQFVGANQPVMNIQNVDEMDVSFNLPVPFVKQTSLSAIRQTAVWVEMDNHPAQPIHAEFKELSTKPDADTNSYTAKVTLSRPEEMNLLSGMVGQVHFAKPELSTAVRLPEGAWVEKQNGQGTLWQFDPQTGVVDALEVALNDQGEVVSGLAPGIMVVIAGATDLLPGQQVRAWEREGGI; this is encoded by the coding sequence GTGAAAGGAACATCCATTTCGTTCACCCCGTTTGTCAGGGTGGCAACAATAGCATTGCTGGGAAGCATCCTAGCCGGATGTAACCAAGCTAATTCAGAAATAACCGAAGAGGTCGTCAAGCCCGTGAAACTGCTGGAAATCCCAATGCCAGCGAATCAGGCGAGTAATGCTTTTCCTGGCAAGTTAGTCGCGACACAGCGCGCCCAGCTTTCTTTTCAGGTACCTGGCGAAATTGCCAAGCTGACGGTCAGGGTCGGCCAGCGAGTCAAGCAAGGTCAGGTACTGGCGGTACTGGATGATCAGGATTACCGCTTGGCTTTCGATGCCAAACTGGCAGAGTTTGAGTTGGCGCAAAGCCAGTTCCTGCGCGCCAAGCAGCTATACGGCAAGAAGCTGATCAGTACCGACCAGTTTGACCAGCGCGAGACTGCTTACAAGGCGGCAGCCGCGAACTTGGAACAAGCAAAAACAGACGTTGAACATACCTTGATCAAAGCGCCTTTCAACGGTGTCGTTTCACTGAAATTTGTTAACCAGAACCAGTTTGTTGGTGCCAACCAACCTGTGATGAACATCCAGAATGTGGATGAAATGGACGTGAGCTTCAATCTGCCGGTACCTTTTGTGAAGCAGACCAGCTTGTCGGCGATCCGCCAGACTGCGGTGTGGGTTGAGATGGATAACCACCCAGCCCAGCCGATCCACGCAGAGTTCAAAGAGCTGTCGACCAAGCCCGATGCTGATACCAACAGCTATACCGCGAAGGTGACCCTTTCCCGTCCGGAGGAGATGAACTTGCTCTCCGGCATGGTAGGTCAGGTGCATTTTGCCAAGCCTGAGCTGTCTACTGCCGTGCGTTTGCCGGAAGGTGCCTGGGTTGAAAAACAAAACGGCCAGGGGACATTGTGGCAGTTTGATCCCCAAACCGGCGTGGTCGATGCTCTGGAAGTCGCTCTCAACGATCAGGGCGAGGTGGTATCAGGTTTGGCTCCGGGGATCATGGTGGTGATCGCTGGCGCGACTGATTTGTTGCCGGGCCAACAGGTGCGTGCCTGGGAACGTGAGGGTGGTATCTAA
- a CDS encoding TetR/AcrR family transcriptional regulator, which translates to MTERKQGRRSAQAAEETKLLIIKTAAEMFCELGYERVSLRNISERAGVSHSLIRHHFGSKEKIWQSISDNLHVYFLSYMYKLLEEIPSELPSNVILYRFVTMLLAQQLAHPMPIQLIADGVRQGDVLMDYFFDNNGELEKFVNQLVVNCNSDFPLKPINIWEMKWQMMMYAHGAASMKPFILDTWENASEEQCLLNHWQLFNQTMANQLNISPEQMLQPEQLSDILIELPCEWGCDKEEKDSQEAK; encoded by the coding sequence ATGACCGAGAGAAAACAGGGCCGCCGCAGCGCACAGGCCGCCGAAGAAACCAAGCTGCTGATCATCAAAACTGCCGCGGAAATGTTCTGCGAATTGGGGTACGAAAGGGTATCGCTGAGAAATATCAGCGAACGCGCTGGGGTATCTCACAGCTTGATCCGCCACCATTTCGGCAGCAAGGAAAAGATCTGGCAAAGTATCAGTGACAACCTGCACGTCTATTTCTTGAGTTACATGTACAAGTTGCTGGAAGAAATTCCGTCCGAGCTGCCGAGCAATGTCATCCTCTATCGCTTTGTCACCATGCTATTAGCCCAGCAACTTGCCCACCCGATGCCTATCCAGCTGATTGCCGACGGGGTCAGGCAGGGCGATGTATTAATGGATTACTTCTTCGATAACAACGGCGAGCTTGAAAAGTTCGTCAACCAACTGGTCGTTAACTGCAACAGTGATTTCCCGCTGAAGCCGATCAACATTTGGGAAATGAAATGGCAAATGATGATGTATGCCCATGGTGCCGCCAGCATGAAGCCATTTATATTGGACACATGGGAAAACGCCAGTGAAGAACAATGTTTACTGAACCATTGGCAGCTGTTTAACCAAACCATGGCAAACCAGCTCAATATCTCCCCCGAACAAATGCTGCAGCCAGAACAGCTGTCGGACATCCTTATCGAGCTGCCGTGTGAATGGGGCTGCGACAAAGAAGAAAAAGACTCACAAGAAGCAAAATAG
- a CDS encoding AI-2E family transporter yields MIKSMLLLLVVYFCYQILQPFLLPIVWGAIIAIALMPLAKALQRRFSLSLGKGCMLVTLAALAALLAPTIWFSGAVVSTSQDVATALSAGTLVIPQPDASVAVLPVVGEPLYKAWSLAAINLASALNTYAPQVKALVSSGLSAIGSLGGSVVQFIIAILISGVVMSNAARCKTMAGKVAVRLLGDKGEDYVGLSIATVRSVVQGVIGVAVIQAVLAGLGMGIAGVPAAGLWMLAVLVLAIIQLPPILILGPVMAYLFAVDTPTVAVIFSVWGVLVSASDTVLKPMLMGRGVDIPMLVILLGALGGMMMSGIVGLFVGAVVLALGYKLLMAWLEPADKIAQAGTEAVLPVVATA; encoded by the coding sequence GTGATTAAGTCCATGTTGCTGCTGCTGGTTGTGTACTTTTGCTATCAGATCCTACAGCCATTTTTACTCCCTATCGTCTGGGGGGCAATCATCGCCATTGCGCTGATGCCTTTGGCCAAGGCGCTGCAACGGCGCTTTTCGCTCTCCCTTGGAAAGGGCTGTATGTTGGTTACCCTGGCCGCCCTTGCGGCACTGCTGGCACCAACGATATGGTTCTCTGGGGCGGTGGTAAGCACCAGCCAAGATGTTGCGACCGCGCTCTCTGCTGGGACTTTGGTGATCCCACAGCCAGATGCATCGGTGGCCGTGCTGCCAGTGGTGGGTGAGCCGTTGTACAAAGCGTGGAGCCTTGCTGCCATCAACTTGGCAAGTGCGCTGAATACCTATGCACCTCAAGTTAAAGCGCTGGTGTCAAGCGGGTTATCTGCTATCGGAAGCCTGGGCGGCAGCGTGGTTCAGTTCATTATTGCCATTCTGATTTCAGGTGTGGTGATGAGCAATGCCGCACGCTGCAAGACGATGGCTGGCAAAGTGGCAGTTCGCCTGCTGGGCGATAAAGGTGAAGACTATGTCGGGCTGTCGATTGCAACCGTACGCAGTGTGGTTCAGGGCGTTATCGGTGTGGCCGTTATCCAGGCGGTACTGGCAGGTTTGGGCATGGGCATTGCCGGAGTGCCGGCAGCCGGACTGTGGATGCTAGCGGTACTGGTTTTGGCCATTATCCAACTGCCACCGATTTTGATATTGGGCCCGGTGATGGCATACCTGTTTGCGGTTGATACACCGACCGTTGCCGTTATCTTTAGCGTGTGGGGCGTTCTGGTTAGCGCCAGTGATACCGTATTGAAGCCAATGTTGATGGGGCGTGGCGTTGATATCCCGATGTTGGTGATACTGCTGGGCGCGCTGGGCGGCATGATGATGTCTGGTATTGTTGGTCTATTCGTTGGTGCCGTGGTATTGGCACTTGGCTACAAGCTGCTGATGGCATGGCTTGAACCGGCAGACAAGATCGCTCAGGCTGGAACCGAGGCGGTATTGCCGGTAGTTGCAACAGCCTAA
- a CDS encoding DUF885 domain-containing protein produces MNTNRLRPIALAIITLTALAGCNDETTYIEQPKQNQDPARQIRSVFADYQDAINTLDSTEFGQVTDQMASSRQAVDRMYLDKLENIDRSALSDEDKIYYDTFQFDRNIAIRGASLPNPRFGNFDIPITHFYNYIDWNASVAGAKQDTPDDYQSHIQVIREFTAWTNNLHSQYAMGIVDKARLPKVLTNRLVESTEKALAVGTAPYGLLSQGLEDIEQHRDQYEDAFVTEYQKAVADAANAVSGLIDFLKVDYLDGARGAGTAEDTNIGWGDLPNGQAWYQWQLDRNSTTGKPAMELSQLGEDLVADAKAEMIRVAELIVDKRGATPKANWREENGTISLRTFNLLDGNGDIDLNEFFDYLNSEQFFYGRDGRDISGTDYATLCEAASSPSACEAALIDYNTFKTDANDVVAKYFKPIKTDYTIVPVPANREEYDGVGSYGNNEFNLNTNPDYSLQKWNVSTLLLHEAAPGHHFQNAYSIEYPPADKPDYIQNVWYTAYAEGWALYTEWLGLEMGIYGELDSSGKPTFVNATGMCKLDLDYQTFQGGIYTDAEECNALQYFGSLNEAQLRNMRLAVDTGIHAKGWSIKQAQEYMDANSALGNGDIESESYRYAAYVGQAVSYKSGYLVIKEMLAKAQTELGGQFEWASFHDQLLKYGDQPMEVVETSIENWIKTQQ; encoded by the coding sequence ATGAACACCAACAGACTCCGCCCGATAGCCCTTGCCATCATCACCCTGACAGCCCTTGCTGGCTGCAACGATGAAACCACCTACATAGAACAGCCCAAACAAAACCAAGACCCAGCAAGGCAAATACGCAGCGTCTTTGCCGATTACCAAGACGCTATCAATACCCTAGACAGCACCGAGTTTGGTCAAGTGACCGATCAGATGGCCAGCTCACGCCAAGCGGTCGACCGGATGTACCTAGACAAGCTGGAAAATATCGATCGCAGCGCATTGTCCGATGAAGACAAAATTTACTACGACACTTTCCAGTTTGACCGCAACATCGCTATTCGCGGCGCTTCACTGCCCAACCCGAGATTCGGGAATTTCGATATCCCGATCACCCACTTCTACAACTACATCGATTGGAATGCCTCAGTGGCCGGCGCGAAGCAGGACACGCCTGATGACTACCAGAGCCATATCCAGGTGATCCGTGAATTCACCGCCTGGACGAACAACCTGCATTCACAATACGCGATGGGAATCGTCGACAAGGCACGCTTGCCTAAAGTCCTGACCAACCGGCTAGTTGAAAGTACCGAAAAAGCCCTTGCTGTCGGCACGGCCCCTTATGGGCTGCTGAGCCAGGGACTGGAAGATATTGAACAACACCGCGATCAATACGAGGATGCCTTCGTTACCGAATACCAAAAGGCGGTAGCAGATGCGGCCAATGCGGTCAGCGGCTTGATTGATTTCCTCAAGGTCGATTACCTCGATGGCGCCAGAGGAGCGGGCACAGCTGAAGACACCAATATCGGCTGGGGGGATTTACCGAATGGCCAAGCCTGGTACCAATGGCAGCTAGACCGCAACAGTACCACTGGCAAACCGGCAATGGAGCTAAGCCAGCTTGGGGAAGATCTTGTTGCCGACGCCAAAGCCGAAATGATCCGGGTGGCCGAGCTTATCGTCGACAAACGGGGGGCCACGCCAAAAGCTAATTGGCGTGAGGAAAACGGTACTATCAGCCTCAGAACCTTCAATCTCCTCGATGGCAATGGCGATATCGATCTCAACGAGTTTTTCGATTACCTCAACAGCGAACAGTTCTTCTATGGCAGAGATGGCAGAGATATTTCGGGTACCGATTATGCGACTTTGTGTGAGGCCGCATCGTCCCCAAGCGCCTGCGAAGCTGCCCTGATCGACTACAATACATTCAAAACCGACGCCAATGATGTCGTCGCCAAGTACTTCAAGCCAATAAAAACCGATTACACCATAGTGCCGGTTCCGGCCAACCGCGAGGAATATGACGGGGTGGGCTCATACGGCAACAATGAGTTCAACCTCAACACCAACCCGGATTACAGCCTGCAGAAGTGGAATGTCTCGACCTTATTGCTGCATGAAGCCGCACCGGGCCACCATTTCCAAAATGCCTATTCCATCGAATACCCACCGGCCGACAAACCCGACTACATCCAGAACGTCTGGTACACCGCTTACGCGGAGGGCTGGGCACTCTACACCGAGTGGCTGGGCTTGGAGATGGGCATCTATGGCGAGCTGGACAGCAGCGGCAAGCCCACCTTCGTCAATGCCACCGGGATGTGCAAACTCGACCTTGACTACCAGACGTTCCAGGGTGGGATCTATACCGATGCTGAAGAGTGCAATGCCCTGCAGTACTTCGGCAGCCTGAACGAAGCCCAACTGCGCAACATGCGCCTGGCCGTGGATACCGGTATCCATGCGAAAGGTTGGAGTATCAAACAAGCTCAGGAGTATATGGATGCGAACTCGGCCCTGGGTAACGGTGATATCGAGTCAGAAAGTTACCGCTACGCCGCCTACGTCGGGCAGGCAGTTTCCTACAAATCGGGCTACTTGGTCATCAAAGAGATGCTGGCAAAAGCACAGACGGAACTGGGCGGTCAATTTGAGTGGGCGTCATTCCATGACCAGTTGCTGAAATACGGCGATCAACCGATGGAAGTGGTCGAGACCAGCATCGAAAACTGGATCAAAACTCAGCAATAA